In Erigeron canadensis isolate Cc75 chromosome 6, C_canadensis_v1, whole genome shotgun sequence, the following are encoded in one genomic region:
- the LOC122603698 gene encoding probable inactive shikimate kinase like 1, chloroplastic produces MAISQALSFCSDLVFHKPFSVSILRKTNSSTSTIISSLSPLTSINTKSPSLSNNNTRKRLTTSCSLLEDDVTGSAVQTMEIDPVLAVKKKAMEVAPGLKGTSLYLVGFNSTIKTRLGKLLADALRYYYFDSDSLVVEAAGGEAMAKQLLDTDKAGFRESETEVLRQLSSMGRLIVSAGDGAVQSSTNLSLLRHGISIWVDVPLDMVAKEIVEDDVQLIGTDISPSASHSEVVSQLATIYAELQEAFEIADATISLEKVAGLQGYEDVEAVSPEDMGLEVLTQLEKLMRVKKMMEEAARPF; encoded by the exons ATGGCGATAAGTCAAGCACTTTCCTTTTGCTCTGACCTTGTATTCCATAAACCATTTTCTGTTTCAATTCTTCGCAAGACTAATAGCAGCACTAGTACTATTATTTCATCACTCTCCCCTTTAACTTCCATTAATACTAAATCCCCTTCTCTCAGCAACAATAACACTCGCAAACGCCTCACCACCTCCTGCTCACTTCTTGAAGATGACGTCACAG GTTCTGCAGTTCAGACTATGGAGATTGATCCCGTGTTGGCTGTCAAG AAAAAGGCGATGGAAGTAGCACCTGGATTAAAAGGGACTTCATTATATCTTGttg GTTTTAACAGCACTATCAAAACAAGATTGGGAAAGCTTCTGGCAGATGCACTCCGATATTACTATTTTGACAG TGATAGTTTGGTCGTGGAAGCTGCTGGTGGTGAAGCTATGGCAAAACAACTTCTAGACACGGATAAAGCTGGATTTCGTGAATCTGAG ACTGAAGTGTTGAGACAATTATCGTCAATGGGGCGCCTGATTGTTTCCGCTGGAGATGGTGCTGTTCAGAGCTCGACCAATTT GTCACTTTTGAGACATGGCATCTCAATCTGGGTAGACGTTCCTTTGGACATGGTTGCCAAGGAAATAGTAGAAGATGATGTTCAACTAATTGGAACGGACATTTCACCTTCTGCATCGCATTCTGAG GTGGTAAGCCAGCTAGCCACGATATACGCAGAGTTGCAAGAAGCATTTGAAATAGCAGATGCAACCATTTCACTCGAGA AAGTTGCTGGTTTGCAGGGTTATGAGGACGTAGAAGCTGTTAGCCCTGAAGACATGGGCTTGGAG GTATTGACACAGTTAGAAAAGCTTATGAGAGTAAAGAAGATGATGGAAGAAGCTGCCAGGCCATTTTAG